One genomic window of Mesoplodon densirostris isolate mMesDen1 chromosome 14, mMesDen1 primary haplotype, whole genome shotgun sequence includes the following:
- the LOC132501785 gene encoding prolyl-tRNA synthetase associated domain-containing protein 1 → MAGGELRAALEQRLEALAIRTEVVEHPEVFTVEEMMPHIQHLKGAHSKNLFLKDKKKKGYWLVTVLHDRQINLNDLAKQLGVGSGNLRFADETAMLEKLKVGQGCATPLALFCDDGDVKFVLDSAFLEGGHEKVYFHPMTNAATMGLSPEDFLTFVKKTGHDPIRLNFDKN, encoded by the exons ATGGCAGGCGGCGAGTTGCGGGCAGCACTGGAGCAGCGCCTCGAAGCCCTGGCCATCCGCACGGAGGTCGTGGAGCACCCGGAG GtgtttacagttgaagaaatgaTGCCTCATATCCAACATTTGAAAGGAGCACATAGTAAGAACTTATTtcttaaagacaaaaagaaaaaaggctatTGGCTGGTGACAGTTCTTCACGATAgacaaattaatttaaatgatctTGCCAAGCAGTTAGGTGTTGGAAGTGGAAATCTGCGGTTTGCTGATGAAACAGCCATGCTAGAAAAACTGAAAGTTGGCCAAGGCTGTGCCACACCGTTGGCACTCTTCTGTGATGATGGAGATGTGAAATTTGTTCTGGATTCTGCTTTTTTGGAAGGTGGACATGAAAAGGTGTACTTTCATCCAATGACCAATGCTGCAACCATGGGATTGAGCCCTGAAGACTTTCTCACATTTGTGAAGAAGACAGGACACGATCCCATAAGACTAAATTTTGATAAAAACTAA